The following are encoded in a window of Bacteroides sp. AN502(2024) genomic DNA:
- a CDS encoding TrkH family potassium uptake protein → MKIYHKFLLYQNKLLKPYVRILLGLVEALTYLASLLLIVGVVYEHGFPLSVVEVAHLQTLYKTVWIVFLIDVTLHISLEYRNTKKQYRRLAWILNGLLYLTLVPVIFYRPEEEGAILQIWEFLHGKLYHLLLLLVLSFLNLSNGLVRLLGRRTNPSLILAVSFMAIILIGAGLLMLPRCTVNGITWIDSLFTATSAVCVTGLVPVDVSTTFTTSGLVVIILLIQIGGLGVMTLTSFFAMFFMGNTSIYNQLVVRDMVSSNSLSSLLSTLLYILGFTLVIEGMGMLSIWLSIHGTLGMTLKEELGFAVFHSISAFCNAGFSTLSGNLGNPMVMTGHNGLFISVSLLVIFGGIGFPILVNFKDIVVYHLRRFWKLVRTRKLERHKMQHLYNLNTKIVLLMTFLLLLIGTLVIAAFEWNASFAGMPWTDKWTHAFFNATCPRTAGFSSVDLTSLSVQTLLIYLFLMWIGGGSQSTAGGVKVNAFAVVVLNLVAVLRGTERVEVLGRELSYDSIRRSNATVVMSLGVLFIFIFTLSLLEPGVSIMALTFECVSALSTVGSSLNLTPHLCDASKLLVSLLMFIGRVGLITLMLGIVKQKKNTKYRYPSDNIIIN, encoded by the coding sequence ATGAAGATTTATCATAAGTTCTTATTGTATCAGAATAAACTGCTAAAACCCTACGTACGTATCCTGTTAGGACTGGTAGAAGCACTCACTTATCTGGCATCTCTGTTGCTGATTGTCGGGGTGGTATATGAGCACGGTTTTCCCTTGTCTGTCGTTGAAGTGGCTCACTTGCAGACACTGTATAAAACAGTCTGGATTGTCTTTCTGATCGATGTTACTTTGCATATTTCACTGGAATACCGGAATACTAAAAAACAATACCGACGATTAGCCTGGATATTAAACGGGTTATTATATCTTACGTTGGTACCCGTTATTTTTTACCGTCCGGAAGAAGAAGGGGCTATTTTGCAGATTTGGGAATTTCTGCATGGGAAGCTTTATCATCTCCTGTTACTATTAGTCCTTTCCTTCCTCAACTTGTCCAATGGGTTGGTGCGTCTGTTGGGACGGCGCACCAATCCGTCCTTGATATTGGCAGTCAGTTTCATGGCTATTATCCTGATTGGAGCGGGCCTGCTGATGCTTCCGCGCTGCACGGTGAATGGCATTACCTGGATAGACTCTTTATTTACAGCCACCAGTGCCGTATGTGTTACAGGATTGGTTCCGGTAGATGTATCTACCACATTCACAACTTCCGGATTAGTCGTCATTATTCTATTGATTCAGATAGGTGGATTGGGAGTGATGACATTAACCAGTTTCTTTGCCATGTTCTTCATGGGGAACACTTCCATTTACAATCAGCTCGTTGTGCGTGATATGGTCAGCTCCAATTCGTTAAGCTCCTTACTGTCCACCTTATTATATATATTAGGCTTTACTTTAGTGATTGAAGGGATGGGCATGCTCTCGATCTGGCTTAGTATTCACGGTACGTTGGGAATGACTTTGAAAGAGGAGTTAGGTTTTGCTGTTTTCCATTCTATATCGGCTTTTTGTAATGCCGGTTTTTCTACGCTTTCCGGTAATTTAGGGAATCCGATGGTGATGACCGGTCATAACGGACTGTTTATTTCCGTTTCTTTGCTGGTAATCTTCGGGGGGATCGGTTTCCCCATTCTTGTCAATTTCAAGGATATTGTAGTATATCACCTACGCCGTTTCTGGAAGTTAGTCCGTACACGCAAGCTGGAACGTCATAAAATGCAGCATCTTTATAACTTGAATACGAAGATCGTGTTACTCATGACTTTCCTGCTTTTATTAATCGGTACCTTAGTGATTGCTGCTTTTGAGTGGAATGCTTCTTTTGCGGGTATGCCTTGGACTGACAAATGGACCCATGCCTTCTTTAATGCCACTTGTCCGCGGACAGCCGGTTTCAGTAGTGTCGATCTGACCTCGTTGAGCGTTCAGACTTTATTGATTTATCTGTTCCTGATGTGGATTGGCGGTGGCTCACAGTCTACGGCGGGTGGTGTGAAAGTGAATGCTTTTGCGGTCGTCGTTCTGAATCTTGTAGCCGTATTACGTGGCACTGAACGGGTGGAAGTGTTGGGCAGAGAATTGTCGTATGATTCAATCCGGCGTTCCAATGCAACAGTAGTCATGTCATTGGGAGTGTTATTCATTTTTATTTTCACATTGAGCCTACTCGAACCGGGTGTGTCTATTATGGCATTGACTTTCGAATGTGTCTCTGCACTCAGTACTGTGGGATCCAGTCTGAATCTGACCCCTCATTTGTGTGATGCCAGTAAGTTGTTGGTATCTTTGTTGATGTTTATCGGACGTGTGGGGCTGATTACATTGATGTTGGGAATTGTCAAACAGAAAAAGAATACCAAATACCGTTATCCGAGTGATAACATTATAATAAACTAA
- a CDS encoding TrkA family potassium uptake protein, protein MKCIIIGLGNYGHVLAEGLSALGHEIIGADISESRVDSIKDKVATAFVIDATDEQSLSVLPLKSVDIVIVAIGENFGASIRVVALLKQKKVSRIFARAIDTVHKAVLEAFNIEKILTPEEDAARSLVQLLDFGTNMEGFRIDQDYYVVKFTVPKKFVGYFVNELNLDEEFHLKMIGLKRANKITNCLGISLTELHVKNELPENEKVEEGDELVCYGKYHDFQNFWKAI, encoded by the coding sequence ATGAAGTGCATTATTATCGGTTTAGGAAATTACGGTCATGTGTTGGCGGAGGGATTGTCTGCGTTAGGACACGAGATTATTGGTGCGGATATCAGTGAAAGTCGCGTAGATTCAATCAAAGATAAGGTTGCTACGGCTTTCGTCATTGATGCCACTGACGAACAATCATTATCGGTGTTGCCATTAAAGAGTGTGGATATAGTCATTGTAGCAATTGGCGAGAACTTTGGCGCATCGATACGTGTCGTTGCTCTGTTAAAGCAGAAAAAGGTTTCGCGCATCTTTGCCCGTGCTATTGACACCGTACATAAAGCGGTGCTTGAGGCCTTTAATATTGAAAAAATCCTGACACCGGAAGAAGATGCTGCCCGTAGTCTGGTGCAACTGCTCGATTTCGGTACAAACATGGAAGGGTTCCGCATTGATCAGGATTATTATGTGGTGAAGTTCACGGTTCCGAAGAAATTTGTAGGATATTTTGTGAATGAGCTAAACCTGGATGAAGAGTTTCATCTGAAAATGATAGGCTTGAAACGGGCGAATAAGATAACCAATTGCCTGGGTATCTCTCTGACCGAACTTCATGTGAAGAACGAATTGCCGGAAAATGAGAAAGTGGAAGAAGGAGACGAATTGGTCTGCTACGGCAAGTACCATGATTTCCAAAATTTCTGGAAAGCGATTTAG